One part of the Macrobrachium nipponense isolate FS-2020 chromosome 38, ASM1510439v2, whole genome shotgun sequence genome encodes these proteins:
- the LOC135209817 gene encoding ADP-ribosylation factor-like protein 6-interacting protein 4 translates to MAESRSCPSAARPRRNGKATYGETPRKNRVLVGGKAYTRNRKYLRSTSENNNLNEYLLEDDTLRCRGRMAMDEVSRPQRSASLDSQATLMAAPNFSVVGTSSTLCKRSFMMAHRFSIGLCFEMQNKKKKKKKKKKKKKKKKNEKKKKRKRRRKRKEKKERRRRRRRREMGE, encoded by the exons ATGGCTGAATCAAGAAGTTGTCCTAGTGCAGCCAGGCCCAGGAGAAATGGGAAAGCCACTTACGGGGAGACACCAAGGAAGAACAGAGTATTGGTAGGTGGAAAAGCCTATACAAGAAACCGTAAATATCTTCGAAGCACAAGCGAGAACAACAACCTGAACGAATACCTTCTAGAAGATGACACCCTCAGATGTAGAGG GCGGATGGCAATGGATGAAGTCAGCCGTCCGCAGAGATCAGCATCACTTGATTCCCAGGCAACTCTGATGGCAGCGCCGAATTTTTCAGTAGTTGGCACGTCGTCGACGCTCTGCAAGCGCTCTTTCATGATGGCCCACAGGTTCTCAATTG GCTTATGCTTCGAGAtgcagaataagaagaagaagaagaagaagaagaagaagaagaaaaagaagaagaagaacgagaagaagaagaagagaaaaagaagaagaaaaagaaaagagaagaaagaaagaagaaggaggaggagaaggagggaaaTGGGGGAATAG